Proteins encoded together in one Marinobacter salsuginis window:
- a CDS encoding CDP-archaeol synthase — protein sequence MLIVLELFLMLVLANGTPVVAAGLLKNCWSAPVDGGRLWSDGRPVFGESKTWRGVVSGALACAVFALFTGLGFLFGLLFGLLGLAGDMLSSFIKRRRGLASSARAIGLDQIPEALLPMLLAMAWLPVSFWVVLIVVVLFTLSNIFGSPLLYRLGIRRQPH from the coding sequence TTGCTGATCGTTCTGGAGCTGTTTTTGATGCTGGTGCTGGCCAACGGTACACCGGTGGTCGCTGCCGGATTGTTGAAAAACTGCTGGTCAGCGCCGGTTGATGGCGGAAGACTCTGGTCCGATGGCCGGCCTGTCTTCGGTGAAAGCAAAACCTGGCGGGGAGTGGTTTCCGGCGCACTCGCCTGTGCGGTGTTTGCGCTGTTTACCGGTCTGGGGTTCCTTTTCGGGCTTCTGTTCGGCCTGCTCGGGCTGGCCGGAGATATGCTGAGCAGTTTTATCAAGCGCCGGCGGGGGCTGGCCTCCAGTGCCCGGGCCATCGGTCTGGATCAGATTCCTGAAGCACTCCTGCCCATGTTGCTGGCCATGGCCTGGCTGCCAGTGAGTTTCTGGGTGGTGTTGATTGTGGTGGTGCTTTTTACCCTGTCCAACATTTTCGGTTCACCGCTGCTGTACCGCCTCGGGATCCGTCGGCAGCCTCATTAA
- a CDS encoding class II fumarate hydratase, producing the protein MSEFRTETDSLGDVQVPADALWGAQTQRAVENFPVSGQPMPQAFIAAVAQIKRAAAEANTSLGLLDNDLRDAIAQACEDIVKGEYADQFPVDRYQTGSGTSTNMNVNEVIASIARNAGFEVHPNDHVNMSQSSNDVIPTAIHVSAVIAAKEKLLPALSHLCGVIYEQEAAFSSQVKTGRTHLMDAMPVTLGQELKTWREQLLAVEKRVEAAADELLAVPQGGTAVGTGINALPEFSGQFVKFLRANTGYPFTSLDHKFIGQSAVDAPVALSAQLRGAAIVLTKIANDLRWMNSGPIHGLAEISLPALQPGSSIMPGKVNPVIPESVAMVGAQVMGLDSAVAIAGQSGNFQLNVMLPLVGGNLLDMTDLLSNAAIMLADKAIRDFTVNADNLNAGVGKNPVLVTALNPEIGYSLAADIAKEAYKTGRPVIDVAEERSGLSRERLEELMDPLKLTRGGIA; encoded by the coding sequence ATGAGCGAATTCAGAACGGAAACGGACAGCCTCGGAGACGTCCAGGTACCTGCAGATGCGCTCTGGGGCGCGCAAACCCAGCGTGCCGTGGAGAATTTCCCGGTCAGTGGTCAGCCAATGCCCCAGGCGTTCATTGCCGCTGTTGCGCAGATCAAGCGGGCAGCCGCAGAAGCCAACACCAGCCTGGGTCTGCTCGATAACGATCTCAGGGATGCCATTGCCCAGGCCTGTGAGGATATTGTGAAAGGCGAGTACGCCGATCAGTTTCCCGTGGACCGCTACCAGACCGGCTCCGGCACCAGCACCAACATGAATGTGAATGAGGTGATCGCCAGCATTGCCCGCAATGCAGGTTTCGAGGTGCACCCGAACGATCATGTGAACATGAGCCAGAGCTCGAACGATGTGATTCCGACGGCCATCCACGTGAGTGCAGTGATTGCGGCCAAGGAGAAGCTGCTGCCGGCGCTGTCGCATCTGTGCGGTGTGATCTACGAACAGGAGGCGGCATTCTCCAGCCAGGTGAAGACTGGTCGAACCCACCTGATGGATGCCATGCCGGTGACGCTGGGCCAGGAGCTGAAGACCTGGCGCGAACAGCTTCTGGCCGTTGAAAAGCGGGTAGAGGCCGCCGCTGATGAACTGTTGGCGGTACCCCAGGGCGGTACGGCAGTGGGTACCGGAATCAATGCGCTGCCGGAATTTTCCGGTCAGTTCGTCAAGTTCCTGCGGGCCAATACCGGTTATCCGTTTACGTCGCTCGATCACAAGTTTATCGGCCAGAGCGCGGTGGACGCCCCGGTGGCGCTGTCGGCGCAGCTGCGCGGTGCAGCCATTGTGCTCACCAAGATCGCCAATGATCTGCGCTGGATGAACAGTGGTCCGATTCACGGTCTGGCTGAAATCAGTCTTCCGGCATTGCAGCCGGGGAGCAGCATCATGCCCGGCAAGGTCAATCCGGTGATCCCGGAATCCGTTGCCATGGTGGGCGCCCAGGTGATGGGGCTGGATAGCGCTGTGGCCATCGCCGGCCAGTCCGGTAATTTCCAGCTCAACGTGATGCTGCCCCTGGTGGGTGGGAACCTGCTGGATATGACCGATTTGCTCTCCAACGCGGCCATCATGCTGGCAGACAAAGCGATCAGGGACTTTACGGTCAATGCCGACAACCTCAATGCAGGGGTGGGCAAGAACCCGGTGCTGGTAACCGCGCTGAACCCGGAAATCGGTTACAGCCTGGCGGCAGACATCGCCAAAGAGGCCTACAAGACGGGGCGTCCGGTCATTGATGTGGCGGAGGAGCGCAGCGGCCTCAGCCGGGAACGGCTTGAGGAGTTGATGGACCCGCTCAAGCTGACCCGGGGCGGGATTGCCTGA